The following coding sequences are from one Hippopotamus amphibius kiboko isolate mHipAmp2 chromosome 9, mHipAmp2.hap2, whole genome shotgun sequence window:
- the LOC130861293 gene encoding putative olfactory receptor 8G3, translated as MDHENHSSVTEFILAGLTQQPHLQLPLFFLFLGIYVVTVLGNLGMITLIGLSSHLHTPMYYFLSSLSFIDLCHSTVITPKMLVNFVTEKNITSYTECMTQLYFFIIFIISEGYMLAAMAYDRYVAICNPLLYNVIMSYHICFRFTVGVYILGILGSTIHTGFMLRLLFCKTNVVNHYFCDLFPLLELSCSSIYINQLLAIVLSAFNILTPSLTILASYIFILSSILQIRSTEGRSKAFGTCGSHILAVAVFSGSAAFMYLQPSSVRSRDQGKVSSVFYTCIVPMLNPLIYSLRNKDVKLALKKILNSRKYS; from the coding sequence ATGGACCATGAAAATCACTCCTCAGTGACTGAGTTCATCCTTGCTGGGCTAACACAACAGCCACACCTCCAGCtgccccttttcttcctcttcctgggcATCTATGTGGTCACGGTGCTGGGGAACCTGGGCATGATCACACTGATTGGGCTCAGCTCTCACctgcacacccccatgtactatTTCCTCAGCAGCTTGTCCTTCATTGATCTCTGTCATTCCACTGTCATTACCCCCAAAATGCTGGTGAACTTTGTGACAGAGAAGAACATCACCTCCTACACTGAATGCATGACTCAACTCTATTTCTtcatcatttttatcatttcagaGGGTTACATGTTGGCTGCAATGGCATATGACCGCTATGTTGCCATCTGTAACcccttgctttacaatgtcatcATGTCTTATCACATCTGTTTCCGTTTCACAGTGGGAGTTTATATTTTGGGCATCCTTGGATCCACAATCCATACAGGGTTTATGTTGAGGCTTCTTTTCTGCAAGACCAACGTGGTTAACCATTATTTTTGTGACCTTTTTCCACTCTTGGAGCTATCTTGTTCTAGCATCTACATCAATCAATTATTAGCTATAGTCTTGAGTGCATTTAACATCCTGACTCCTTCCTTAACTATCCTTGCTTCCTACATCTTtatcctctccagcatccttCAAATCCGCTCCACTGAGGGCAGGTCCAAAGCCTTTGGCACCTGTGGTTCCCACATCTTAGCTGTTGCTGTTTTCTCTGGATCTGCAGCATTCATGTACCTGCAGCCATCATCTGTGAGGTCCAGGGACCAAGGGAAAGTGTCCTCTGTGTTTTATACCTGCATTGTGCCGATGCTGAACCCCCTGATCTACAGTCTGCGGAATAAGGATGTCAAACTTGCTTTGAAGAAAATTCTGAACAGTAGAAAATATTCATGA
- the LOC130861208 gene encoding putative olfactory receptor 8G3 gives MDPGNHSSVTEFILAGLTEQPQLQLPLFFLFLGIYVVTVLGNLGMITLIGLSSHLHTPMYYFLSNLSFIDLCHSTVITPKMLVNFVTEKNIISYSECMTQLYFFSIFAIAECHMLAAMAYDRYVAICNPLLYNINMSYHICCRLTVGVYILGIIGSTIHTGFMLRLLFCKTNVINHYFCDLFPLLVLSCSSIYINELLVLVLSSFNILSPALTILASYIFILSSILQIHSSEGRSKAFSTCSSHISAVAVFFGSAAFMYLQPSSVSSMDQGKVSSVFYTCIVPVLNPLIYSLRNRDVKYSLKKILERGKCV, from the coding sequence ATGGACCCTGGAAATCACTCCTCAGTGACTGAGTTCATCCTCGCTGGGCTAACAGAGCAGCCACAACTCCAGCtgccccttttcttcctcttcctgggcATCTATGTGGTCACGGTGCTGGGGAACCTGGGCATGATCACACTGATTGGGCTCAGCTCTCACctgcacacccccatgtactatTTCCTCAGCAATTTGTCCTTCATTGATCTCTGTCATTCCACTGTCATTACCCCCAAAATGCTGGTGAACTTTGTGACAGAGAAGAACATAATTTCCTACTCTGAATGCATGACTCAGCTCTACTTCTTCAGCATTTTTGCTATTGCAGAGTGTCACATGTTGGCTGCAATGGCATATGACCGCTACGTTGCTATCTGTAACCCCTTGCTTTACAACATCAATATGTCTTATCACATCTGTTGCCGCCTCACAGTAGGAGTTTATATTTTGGGTATCATTGGATCTACAATCCATACAGGATTTATGTTGAGACTTCTTTTCTGCAAGACCAATGTGATTAACCATTATTTCTGTGATCTCTTTCCACTCTTGGTGCTATCCTGTTCCAGCATCTACATCAATGAATTATTGGTCCTAGTCTTGAGTTCATTCAACATCTTGAGTCCTGCCTTAACTATCCTTGCTTCCTACATCTTTATCCTCTCCAGCATCCTCCAAATCCACTCCTCTGAGGGCAGGTCCAAAGCCTTCAGCACCTGCAGTTCTCACATCTCAGCTGTTGCTGTTTTCTTTGGATCTGCAGCATTCATGTACCTGCAACCATCATCTGTGAGCTCAATGGACCAAGGGAAAGTGTCTTCTGTGTTTTATACCTGCATAGTGCCTGTGCTAAACCCTCTGATCTATAGTCTGAGGAATAGGGATGTCAAATATTCCCTGAAGAAAATTCtggaaagaggaaaatgtgtATGA
- the LOC130861264 gene encoding putative olfactory receptor 8G2, with amino-acid sequence MAAGNHSKVTEFILAGLTEQPQLQLPLFFLFLGIYVVTVLGNLGMVTLIGLSSHLHTPMYYFLSNLSFIDLCHSTVVTPKMLVNFVTEKNIISYPECMTQLYFFIVFIIAECHMLAAMAYDRYVAICNPLLYNIIMSYHICFRLTVGVYIMAILGSTIHTGFMLRILFCKTDVVNHYFCDLFPLLELSCSSIYINELLVIFLSAFNLLTPALTILASYIFILSNILQIYSTKGRSKAFSTCSSHILGVVIFYGSAAFMYLQPSSVSSMDEGKVSSVFYTIIVPMLNPLIYSLRNKDVKFALKKILDNRKYS; translated from the coding sequence ATGGCAGCAGGAAATCATTCCAAAGTGACTGAGTTCATCCTTGCTGGGCTAACAGAGCAGCCACAACTCCAACtgccccttttcttcctcttcctgggcATCTATGTGGTCACAGTGCTGGGGAACCTGGGCATGGTCACACTGATTGGGCTCAGCTCTCACctgcacacccccatgtactatTTCCTCAGCAATTTGTCCTTCATTGACCTCTGTCATTCCACTGTCGTTACCCCCAAAATGCTGGTGAACTTTGTGACAGAGAAGAACATCATCTCCTACCCTGAATGCATGACTCAGctctattttttcattgtttttattatcgCCGAGTGTCACATGTTGGCTGCAATGGCATATGATCGCTATGTTGCCATCTGTAACCCCTTGCTTTACAACATCATCATGTCTTATCACATCTGCTTCCGCCTCACAGTGGGAGTTTATATTATGGCCATCCTTGGATCCACAATCCATACAGGGTTTATGTTGAGAATCCTTTTCTGCAAGACCGATGTGGTTAACCATTATTTCTGTGATCTCTTTCCACTCTTGGAGTTATCTTGTTCTAGCATCTACATCAATGAATTATTGGTTATATTTTTGAGTGCATTTAACCTCCTGACTCCTGCCTTAACTATTCTTGCCTCCTACATTTTTATCCTTTCTAACATCCTCCAAATCTACTCCACCAAGGGCAGGTCCAAAGCCTTCAGCACCTGCAGTTCCCACATCTTGGGTGTTGTTATTTTCTATGGATCTGCAGCATTCATGTACCTGCAGCCATCATCTGTGAGCTCCATGGATGAAGGGAAAGTGTCCTCTGTGTTTTATACCATAATTGTGCCCATGCTGAACCCCCTGATCTATAGTCTGCGGAATAAAGATGTCAAATTTGCTCTGAAGAAAATTCTGGACAatagaaaatattcatga